GCTCGCAAAAACCGCGATCAAGAGTGCGAGGATCGGGCTTTCCTGCAACAACGTATGGCTCATTTCCAGCCATATGCGCGGCCTGGACCCGGAATCGGTGATGGCAATCGGAACGAACGCTACCGGCTTCGAAAATGGTGCGCCTCCAACTACCCGTACTTTTCTGGCCAACGTAAGTCTCAGTTTCTAATCTTAAACAGAAAATTGTCATGAAAAAATTAATCATAAAATCAGGCTGGCTGTTATCGGCGATCGTGATGATGGCTTCCTGTAAAAAGTTCGATGAGATCAATACCAATCCCAAGACCGCTACGGAGGACCAGGTACAGGTGGAGTATTTCATCAATAACGCGATCATCAGTGCGCAGATGGACCCGCATATTGCGGAACGTGCATTCGTGCTGTATTGGAAAACAGCATCAAGGCAGCATCTCAGCGGCGGCTTGTCCTCCGGTGCGGTAGACGATGGCTGGAGCACGGACTATTACCGTTATGTATCCACCTGGCTGAATCACATTTATACCGGCATTCAGCTGGCGGATAAAAAGATCGCCAGTGGCGACATCAAGGAGTACACCGGAAACCTGAAACAGGTGGCCCGCATCTGGCGCGCTTACCTGTTAAGCGAGTTGGCGGATAACTTCGGCCCCATCCCGATCCAGGCGTATGAAGGTGTCAATCCGGACTTCGTGGATGTAAAGACCGTGTATTATTTCATGCTGGACGAGTTGAAAGATGCAGGCGCCAAGCTGGATGAAGCTGTGGTGAATACCGAGGCGCTGCAGAAGCTGGACCCCGCCTACGGATACAACTACACGAAGTGGAAAAGGTTTGCAGCCTCGCTGAGAATGCGCCTGGCCATGCGCCTGTCTGAAGTAGACGCAGCGAAAGCAAAGGATGAGTTCGAAGCGGCAGCAGCGCTGCCGGTGATCACCGATATGGTAGATGCCTTCCAGGTGGCCGAGAAAGGCGGCTGGGATCCGCTGACCGGTGTGATGAGCCGCGAATGGAATGCCCAGATACTTTCTACAACAATGGAGAATATCTATACCGGTCTTGGTGGCGTAAAAACCGAAGATCAGCTGAATGCTTCTTACCATACATATATCCGCGATGCGGATTGGGCAGGGTTGAGGCTGACAGATCATTTCTCTACCATGACGAATGATCCGTATGCAGGTTTCTGGTTCGATGGTATTCCAAATACCCTGGACCCCCGCGCCCTCAAAACCTTCATCCTCCCCGGCGATTTCACCAACCCGGATTTCAGCAAATATCCCAGCTACAGCCAGGTGACCTGGGAACAGACCAAGCGGAACCTGGTGGATGGCAGCAACAATGTAGTGAAAGAGCTCGAAGCCAAATTCACCTGGAACGGCTCCAATGCCGGTGCATGGGGCACCAAAGGCGCGCGCAACCAATGGCGCGGGTATGCCGGTGCGGCACCCAGGCTGTCGCATGATTTCAGGACCAGCACGTCCAAACGCATCTTCTTCGCTCCCTGGGAAACCTATTTCCTGATGGCGGAAGCCGCCGTAAGAGGATGGACGGTGCCGATGTCCGGCAAAGCAGCGTATGAAGCAGGTATTACATCCAGCTTCGAATACTGGGGCGTCAGCAGCTTCCTCGGCGCTTACCTTGCTTCCACCGACTACAGCAAAACCGGTACTTCCGTTAGCTGGGACCATACCACAGAACCTCCTGCTACTTACAACATGAACTTCCGTGACGGTTATACCAATACTGCCGGAACAGTGGCCATCAAATACCCGGTCAACAACCTGTATATGAACGGTACGGTGAAGAATGACCTGTTGACAAAGATCATCACGCAGAAGTACATTGCGCAGGTGCCCTGGTTGCCGCTGGAAAGCTGGAACGATTTCCGCAGGCTGGGTCTTCCTTTCATGGAGAATCCCAATGTGGAAGAGCCGCTGGTAACATTGCCGGACCTCAATGCGTCCAATTACATGACCAGCAATGTGAAATTCTTTCCGCAACGTCTCGCTTATCCTTCTTCATTGAAAAATACCAACGCAGAAGGTTATCAGCAGGCGGTAGGGTTCCTTGGCGGGCCTGATGCCGTGCTGACGCCGCTCTGGTGGGCAAAACACTAGCCAGCTTTAGTATTTAAACGCTGACCACAAAGGCCAAAAGGGCTTCTTGTGGTCAGTTTTTTTATTTTAGTGGTGCAGTATTTGATGACATTAACCCAAAAACACCATGAATTACAATGCACTCGGCAATTCTTATCTGAAGATCAGTGAAGTATCGTTTGGCTGTATGTCCATAGACCGCGATGAAACCGCGGCCATACCGCTCATCCGCCGCGCGGTTGACCTGGGGATCAATTACTTCGATACGGCGGACCTCTATGATAAAGGGCTTAATGAATCCATACTGGGCAAAGCGCTCGACGGTATCCGCGACCAGGTGGTGATCGCCACCAAAGTGGGCAACCAGTGGCGGCCGGATGGCAGCGGGTGGGACTGGAACCCCGGCAAAGATTACATTCTCTCCGCCGTTGAGGCCAGCCTGAAGCGTTTGCGAACGGACCATATCGACCTGTACCAGTTGCACGGCGGCACCATCGATGACCCGATCGATGAAACCATCGAAGCATTTGAATCCCTCGTAAAGGCCGGAAAGATCCGGTATTACGGCATATCATCCATCCGCCCGAATGTTATCAGGGAATACATCAAACGTTCCAATATCGTCAGTGTAATGATGCAATACAGTTTGCTGGACCGGCGGCCGGAGGTCTCCTGCCTGCAACTGCTGGAACAGCATAACATCGGTGTACTCGCCAGGGGCAGTGTTGCCCGGGGGCTGCTGGTGGATAAACCGGCGGAGCCTTATCTCGATTATACCGCCGAACAGGTGCAGCTGGCCAGGGAAGCCATTGCCGCGGCATCAGGCCCGGAAAGGTTGCCTTCACAGACAGCCATCCAGTATGTACTGAAACATCCCGCGGTCGTTTCTGCTGTTGTGGGCATCCGTACCCCGCAGCAACTGGAAGAGGCGGCTATGGCTGTAAAAAGACTTGATGCGATGGAATATGAAGCGCTGACGCGCGCCGTGCCGGTAAAGGATTATACGGCGCATCTCTGATCATCTCCGTTGTAAGGAACAATATCCGGGAAACGTATATTTCAGGAGGGAAGCAGCCGTGTGTGGCAATGCCATTCAGGATGTTGCTAACGCGGAAGATTCACGGATAATAAGGCTGCTCGGCAACACCCTGTTCTCGAAATCCGTGACGGGCCGTTTACTTTCGATCATCCGGATCAGCAGTTCCGTTGCGCTTTGCCCGATCTCGAATGCCGGCTGCCGGATCACGCTCACCGGCGGTGTGAAAAGTTCTGCCAGGTTGGTATTGGTGAAACCGATGAAACCTACCTGCTTGTATTTCCGGGCTACATTCTTCAATGCGCTGAGCGTTACCGTCGTGAGCCGGTCCCCTGCCGTAAAGATGGCATCTACCGTGGGCCTCGACTGAAAAAGATGCTCCACTGCCTGCTCCACTTCATCATAGATCATGCCCCCGTGATTGCAATGCTTTACCAGCCCCGCATCATAAGCGATGTTGTACTGCTCCAGCGCATCCTTGTATCCCTGCAGCCGTTCGCGCGTAATGGAAAGATTGCTGGTGCTGGTGATATGCGCGATCTTTTTAAAACCCTGCGATATCAAATGCTCCGTGGCATGGAAGGCACCGAAATAATTATCCGCCGTTACACGATGCGTATCAATTTCATCCGTTACCCGGTCGAATTGTACGATGGGAAATCCTTTATCATGCAGTTGCTTCAGATAGGAAAGGTCAGTCGTTTC
This genomic stretch from Chitinophaga sp. XS-30 harbors:
- a CDS encoding aldo/keto reductase; protein product: MNYNALGNSYLKISEVSFGCMSIDRDETAAIPLIRRAVDLGINYFDTADLYDKGLNESILGKALDGIRDQVVIATKVGNQWRPDGSGWDWNPGKDYILSAVEASLKRLRTDHIDLYQLHGGTIDDPIDETIEAFESLVKAGKIRYYGISSIRPNVIREYIKRSNIVSVMMQYSLLDRRPEVSCLQLLEQHNIGVLARGSVARGLLVDKPAEPYLDYTAEQVQLAREAIAAASGPERLPSQTAIQYVLKHPAVVSAVVGIRTPQQLEEAAMAVKRLDAMEYEALTRAVPVKDYTAHL
- a CDS encoding SusD/RagB family nutrient-binding outer membrane lipoprotein, with the protein product MKKLIIKSGWLLSAIVMMASCKKFDEINTNPKTATEDQVQVEYFINNAIISAQMDPHIAERAFVLYWKTASRQHLSGGLSSGAVDDGWSTDYYRYVSTWLNHIYTGIQLADKKIASGDIKEYTGNLKQVARIWRAYLLSELADNFGPIPIQAYEGVNPDFVDVKTVYYFMLDELKDAGAKLDEAVVNTEALQKLDPAYGYNYTKWKRFAASLRMRLAMRLSEVDAAKAKDEFEAAAALPVITDMVDAFQVAEKGGWDPLTGVMSREWNAQILSTTMENIYTGLGGVKTEDQLNASYHTYIRDADWAGLRLTDHFSTMTNDPYAGFWFDGIPNTLDPRALKTFILPGDFTNPDFSKYPSYSQVTWEQTKRNLVDGSNNVVKELEAKFTWNGSNAGAWGTKGARNQWRGYAGAAPRLSHDFRTSTSKRIFFAPWETYFLMAEAAVRGWTVPMSGKAAYEAGITSSFEYWGVSSFLGAYLASTDYSKTGTSVSWDHTTEPPATYNMNFRDGYTNTAGTVAIKYPVNNLYMNGTVKNDLLTKIITQKYIAQVPWLPLESWNDFRRLGLPFMENPNVEEPLVTLPDLNASNYMTSNVKFFPQRLAYPSSLKNTNAEGYQQAVGFLGGPDAVLTPLWWAKH
- a CDS encoding LacI family DNA-binding transcriptional regulator, coding for MKFDDAITIKDIAKALNLSTSTVSRALRGRYEISAETKKLVMEYAERMNYRPNPIALSLKEQRSKAIGVVVSEIANNFFSQAINGIESIAYNNGYHVIITQTHESKEREMVNIQHLVSRSVDGLLLSLSCETTDLSYLKQLHDKGFPIVQFDRVTDEIDTHRVTADNYFGAFHATEHLISQGFKKIAHITSTSNLSITRERLQGYKDALEQYNIAYDAGLVKHCNHGGMIYDEVEQAVEHLFQSRPTVDAIFTAGDRLTTVTLSALKNVARKYKQVGFIGFTNTNLAELFTPPVSVIRQPAFEIGQSATELLIRMIESKRPVTDFENRVLPSSLIIRESSALATS